A stretch of the Sulfuritortus calidifontis genome encodes the following:
- a CDS encoding DUF6362 family protein, producing MAEWTVERVDERFREAAITAHRLPSVRVQGYFNTWPAIRRMPWETLGAEAPIRRFPPSPEAIERMLEAMRWVQWLEEEERHLVWMRAERHRWRDVCARFGCDRTTAWRRWQRALHLVADHLNGVALTA from the coding sequence ATGGCTGAGTGGACCGTCGAGCGTGTGGACGAACGCTTCCGGGAGGCGGCCATCACCGCCCACCGCTTGCCGTCCGTGCGCGTGCAGGGCTACTTCAACACCTGGCCGGCGATTCGGCGCATGCCGTGGGAGACGCTTGGCGCCGAGGCCCCGATCCGGCGCTTCCCGCCCAGTCCCGAGGCCATCGAGCGCATGCTCGAAGCCATGCGCTGGGTGCAGTGGCTGGAGGAAGAGGAACGGCACCTCGTGTGGATGCGCGCCGAGCGCCACCGCTGGCGCGACGTCTGCGCGCGCTTTGGCTGCGACCGCACCACGGCCTGGCGGCGGTGGCAGCGGGCGTTGCATTTGGTGGCCGATCACCTCAACGGCGTCGCCTTGACGGCGTAG
- a CDS encoding HNH endonuclease, whose translation MTDVATGGEWRPFPGDTRYEVCSLGAVRNTRTGHVLKPWLAGYGYWYVQLGAKGLKTGIHRLVALTFLGPPPSPLHEVAHSDGNRHNNAITNLRWATHAQNVADSFVHGTAHVPVFRGQRHPRTTLTDSAVREIRRRYSGRRGEQIRLAREFDVSRHVIHHIVRGETWLHLS comes from the coding sequence ATGACAGACGTGGCGACAGGGGGCGAGTGGCGTCCGTTTCCAGGCGACACCCGCTACGAGGTCTGCAGTCTCGGCGCCGTTCGCAACACGCGAACCGGTCATGTACTCAAGCCGTGGCTGGCGGGATATGGCTACTGGTACGTACAACTTGGCGCGAAGGGACTCAAGACCGGCATCCATCGCTTGGTTGCGCTGACTTTTCTTGGCCCGCCGCCGAGCCCGCTGCACGAAGTCGCACATTCCGACGGCAATCGCCACAACAACGCGATCACCAACTTGCGCTGGGCCACGCATGCGCAGAACGTGGCCGACAGCTTCGTGCATGGCACAGCCCATGTTCCAGTATTTCGAGGGCAACGGCACCCGCGTACCACGCTCACCGACAGTGCGGTGCGAGAGATTCGCCGCCGCTACTCGGGAAGGCGTGGCGAGCAAATCCGTTTGGCGCGCGAGTTTGACGTTTCTCGCCACGTCATCCATCACATTGTCCGAGGTGAGACTTGGTTGCATCTGAGCTAA